In Mucilaginibacter boryungensis, a single window of DNA contains:
- a CDS encoding SGNH/GDSL hydrolase family protein, with the protein MKKFKTPLLIACILLVAACNKLSNNIVPSPVNQKTKPASLTIVILGSSTAQGFGANPIDSSWAKKLQVAVNKTTLANFINLAYEGYTTYNVLPSNCIIHGKPTPDTARNITKALLYKPNLVLISLPNNDIAANYTNMEILSNFQRLTHVLDSVKVPYIIFGTQPRDFSAATERMQLKTLNDTLKSVYSYHVNDFLMSLSTPTYSIKSTMEYGDGIHLNNAGHTVIFNSTLQHPILKQQLEQ; encoded by the coding sequence ATGAAAAAATTTAAAACACCCCTATTAATTGCCTGTATACTGCTTGTAGCAGCCTGCAATAAGCTTTCTAACAACATAGTGCCTTCGCCTGTTAACCAAAAAACTAAACCAGCCTCCCTTACTATTGTGATATTAGGTTCATCAACAGCGCAAGGATTCGGGGCCAACCCTATAGATTCATCATGGGCAAAAAAGCTACAGGTTGCTGTCAATAAAACAACACTAGCTAACTTTATCAATTTAGCTTACGAGGGATATACTACCTACAATGTTTTGCCAAGTAACTGTATAATTCATGGGAAACCAACGCCTGATACCGCCCGTAATATCACTAAGGCTTTATTGTATAAACCAAACCTGGTGCTTATTAGTCTGCCAAACAACGATATAGCCGCTAATTATACTAATATGGAGATTTTAAGCAACTTTCAACGGCTTACTCATGTGCTGGATTCTGTTAAGGTTCCTTACATTATTTTTGGCACTCAGCCTCGCGATTTTAGCGCCGCCACAGAACGTATGCAGCTGAAAACACTAAACGATACACTGAAAAGTGTTTATTCCTATCATGTAAACGATTTTTTAATGTCACTAAGCACCCCTACCTACTCCATAAAATCAACTATGGAATATGGGGATGGCATACATCTTAACAATGCAGGACACACTGTTATTTTCAATTCAACATTACAGCATCCGATATTAAAGCAACAGCTTGAGCAATGA